Part of the bacterium genome, ACGGCCGAACTACATGTAAACTTTCCCAACCATGGTTTGCCATTCAATCGAATGGAGTTTCAGTGCCAGAAGGTTATGCGGATGATTGCAGTGGAATTTACGGCACATCGATTCATGGAATCTTTGATGAACCTGAATTCCGCCGCCACTTTCTCAATCAAATCCGAAAAAACAGAAGCCTGAGCCCTTTACCTGCTCAAAGACAGGATCAAGATTGGCCCTTTCAACAATGGGCCAATTTCGTAAGAGATCAGATCGACATGAAGCTCCTGATGGGCATTCTGGAGCCACGAAAATGAAACTAACTATTGAGCAGATGGCGGGACTTTTGAAGCCGTTTAAAGACCTGAAAAGCCATTTCCCATTTCGTCTTGGCTGCACTTCCTATATATATCCTGGTCAAATTCTTCCTAATGTGGAGTTGCTTGGCGATTTTTTTGATGAAATACAAATTCCTCTTTTTGAAGGTCTAAGGTATTCCAATCTTCCGGATCCTTCCGTTGTGGATCACTTAAAACGTCTGGCTTCGGAAAAAAATATCCGCTATTCCGTTCACCTTCCACTCGATGCCTATACAGGCCACGATGATGAAACGATCCGCAGAGAATCAGTTCGTATGATCGAGCACATTTATCGAATTGGCCGCTCATTCGATTGTGAAAACTTTGTTTTTCATTATGTAAACAAAACTCCTGATGGAAAAATTTGTGCGGATATTAGGAAATGGCGCGATCAACTGCGTAAATCGACAGAAGAATTGCTTTCGATGGGTATCGTTCCCGGATCGTTATGTGTAGAAAATCTTGCTTATCCGTTCTCATTAGTCACAGATCTCGTCGACACTTACGGTCTATCAAAGTGCATTGATATTGGCCACCTACGCGTAAACAGTCATCCTGTGAACACTCATTTGAAAAGACACATGGCAAAGACAAAAGTCATTCATCTTCATGGCTTGAAGCGTGGAGTGGATCACAATGGCCTATCCAGAAAAGACCGGCTTAGCATTCGGAAATTATTTAGAAGAATTGAGGAGTTTGCATACCGCGAGACTATCATCCTCGAAGTGTTTCAATTCGATCATCTGCTGGAGAGTCTGAATACATTTCGGTATTGCTGGAATAGGTGGCAAAGGCAGAAATTGCATTAATTAACCATGGCGCAC contains:
- a CDS encoding sugar phosphate isomerase/epimerase, producing MKLTIEQMAGLLKPFKDLKSHFPFRLGCTSYIYPGQILPNVELLGDFFDEIQIPLFEGLRYSNLPDPSVVDHLKRLASEKNIRYSVHLPLDAYTGHDDETIRRESVRMIEHIYRIGRSFDCENFVFHYVNKTPDGKICADIRKWRDQLRKSTEELLSMGIVPGSLCVENLAYPFSLVTDLVDTYGLSKCIDIGHLRVNSHPVNTHLKRHMAKTKVIHLHGLKRGVDHNGLSRKDRLSIRKLFRRIEEFAYRETIILEVFQFDHLLESLNTFRYCWNRWQRQKLH